In the Sandaracinus amylolyticus genome, CGCAAGCGAACGCGCGCCTCTACCTGGCGTACGGTGATCCGAGGGACCGGACGAGCAGGCGCTCGCCGTCCGGCTCTTCCGGCCGGTGAACCCGCAGCGCGTACTCGACGAGGTCGAAGGCCACGCGGTCGCGTGGCCCGGCGAACATCGCGCGGAAATCTTCCTCATCGAAGCTTCGATCGCGTGCAGCGACGCCCGCGGCGTGCGCGAGGCAGTCCGCGATCTCGATCCCCGGTTCGCGCGCGAGCTTCGGCATGAAGGCGAACTTCATCGGGATCGGGTTTCCGTCGACCGCGGGCCGAAGGTTGCCGAACGTCAGTCCCAGGTTCGACGCCCACTGCCCGCCGCTCTCGATTACTATCACAACCCGGCGGAACCGTAGCGGTTCGAGCAGGTCCGCGATCTGGCGCGAGACGACGGGCCCGATTATGCGACGGCCGTTGAGCACGCGCGGGGAGCATCGGGCCCGGGTACGTCCTCGCATGTCCTCGCATTGTCTCGACGCATCACCGCAGCGAACCTGCCGAAGGGTTGCTCGCGGATGAGCTGCACGAACATGCCGCGATCGCGGAGCTCGGAGGCATGAACGCCATCGAGCCGGGGATATCGGTCACGCTTCAACGCGCGCCACGCAAGCGAGACGACGTCACGGTACTGCGCGACCGTCATCACGCAGCCGGCGAGGCCGAACACGGGATGCGCGGGATCGCGCAATTTGTGATGACCCGTTTCGTCCACGAAGACGATCGCGTCGGACGGGTAGACGTCCAGGGTCGCCACTTGCATCGTCCAAGTGTAGTGCGAGGACGTCAGCTCGCGGCGGCCTGCGCGCCTACCGGACGCGCAGGTACCCAGGGTTGAGGCTGGAGAAATCGCGGGGCTGCGCGACGACGAGGCGGTGCTCGACGCTCTGGAGATCGAGATCGACGAGCCCATCGAGCGGGGCGCCGTGGAGCAGCCGCAGCACCTGCGAGATCACGAGCGTCGCGGCGACGGCGCCGACGAACGGCGCGCCGACCGCCTTGCCCGCGAGCAGCGTGACGCCGCAGCGGTCGAGCGCGCCGTCCGCGAGCAGACGCTGGTAGGCGGGGCGGGTGGTCACGTCCTCTCCTGTCGGCGCGATCGTCCACATCTCCGCGCTGCGGCGCGATGCGGGCAGAGAGTGCAGCCGCATCGTGCGGAAGTCGCGGTGACCGCGGCCGAGGCCGGCCTCGACGACCAGCGAGAACCCGGCGTCGTCGAGTGCCTGGCGGCCGATCGCGTTGTCGATGCCGCACAGGGCGATCGCGGGCTCCGCCGATTGACGTCGGAAGTTGGTGTCGAAGGCCCGCTCGTAGATCGCGGTCCGGAACCCGCGGCGCTCCGCCCAGGCCGTCATCGCGCGCGTCTTCCGCGTCCCGACCATCGACGCGTCGGTCAGGATCGACGTGCTCTCGGTCGACCGGGAGATGACGTCGGTGTCCTGGAGCACGAGCTCGAGACCGCCATCCGCCGGCACCGGCAGCACCCCCAACGCCCAGAGGTACGCCTGGCCGAGGTGGCCGAGGCCGAGGATCCACAGGCGCGAGGGCACCAGCTCGAGCTCGGGCGCGCCGTCGGGCGCGAGCCAGTCGCTGGTCAGGTCCCACAGCGATAGGCCGACGCGTCGCCGGCCAGCCGCAGCGTTGCGGTCGGCGACGCGTGCGAACGCCTCGTTGACGGCAAGCGCCGCGCTGAGCATCGGCGCGAGCGCCATCACCGGCCGCTCGGGGATGGGCGCCGCGTCCGCCGGCAAGACGCCACCGCGCCAGCCGGCGAACGCAGTTCGGACGTGGAACTCCGCCGCTGGCGGCAGCGGCTTGTCGTCGATCGCGATCGTGGGGCGCTCGTCGTGCGGCCCGATCAGCGGTGCGCCTCCGAGCGCGACCACCGCGTCGGCGAGCGTTGCACCGAGCGGTAGCGGCGCCATCAGCGGCACGCCCAGCGGGCCCGCGATCTGGACACCACCGTGGAACACCCGGCGACCGAGGGCGACGGCGGTGAGCAGCGCGATCTGGTGAGGCAGCTGGCGCGCCTCGTCCGCGCCGATCGTCACGGCCAAGCGGTAGCCGCGGAACCGCGCCTCCGCCTCCGCCACCGTCGCCGCGGCTCCGCTGTCGAGCGCCTGCTTCACCAGCCGGTGAAGATCCTGTTCATCGACCTTGCTCATGCCGAACCTCAGAGTCCGATGCGGAAGTGCCGCGACGGCACCGTCGCCCAGCGCTTCGCGCCGAGGTACCGGTAGATCCCGACGTCGCGGACACGGACCGGCGGTAGCGCGAACCGCGGCACGATGAGCGCCAGGTGCCCTGCGCAGGCGATCATGGGGTGCGCGCGATCGGATCCGCTCTGCCGCGCGCCGCCGGGGTGGGTGTGGACGTCGGCGACGACGGCGAGGCCGGTCGCCTTGCAGAGGTCCCACAGCCGGCCGAAGTAGCGGCCGTCGAAGTGGACGATGCCAGTGTCTAGGCAATGCGGGTCAAGGTCGTCGTAGAGGACGAACATCGAGATCCGCGCGCGTCCATCGTCGCGGTGGCCGAGGAGGAACGCGCCGCTCTCGTGCATGCCGCCGCCGCGAGCGCGCAGTCCGGCGAGCAGGCGCCACCAGAGGAACCACGAGCACGAGAGCTCGTGATCAGCGCTGAGCAGGCGGCGCATAGTCCCGAGAGTTGAGAAGCTCATGGACGAGCTCCAGGTACTGGGCGATCCCGTCGGCGGGCCGCCAGATCTTCGAAGGCATCTGGGTGCGCCAGTGGTCGTGTCCCTGGATGGACTCGCGATCGCACGGCAGGTACAACGCCGAGCCGCCCTTCCAATCGGTGCGGAACACCGCACCGACGCGGCCGCCGTGGCTCTTCGGAAAGAGGTGGTGCGCGAGCGGGCCGTTGCGGTCGACATCCCAGAGGCCGGCGGTCGGCGGCGCCGCGGGGAACCCGGACAGCTCGAAGCGCAGCGTGAACATCCGGTCGTCCCTGGCCCTCACCGCGATGAGCGCGCGCGGCCAGGTGATCGTCGACAAGTGCCACCGGCCCTCGACCTCCGCGAGCTTGAACGCGGGCCGGGCGACGTCGGCGCGGAACGCTCGCTCGTCGGGCAGCATCAGATTGCCGAGCCGCCGTTGACGCGCTCGTCGGGCACCAGGTCGAAGGCGACGCGACACGCGGGGCACTTCGCGAGCGTCCCGATGTGCGTCGACGGCGTCGGCCGGTCGTGGGTGCCGGAGATCTGAAGGACGTGCTCGCCGGCGTCCTCCTTGGACATACCGAGCTGCTGCGCCGCCCAGCGCTTGACCCGCGCCACGGTCGCGCCCGGCCCGAACTTGTGCTCGATCATTCGCCCGGCGAACGCGACGGTGACGCAGACGCGGCGGCAGCGGTGCAGGTGCACCTTGACTCCGGCTGGCGTCGCGATCGCGCCGACCGTCTTGGTCTCGTCGACGTCGCCGTCGTCGTCCTCGGCGAAGAGCGAGGCATCGTCACTGATGCCGTGCTTGGCCGTGATCCGCGCCTTCAGCGCGCCGAGCGTCTCGTCAGGGGGGGCCGAGATGTGCTGGATCTCGGGGACGCCCTCGACCTGGTAGAAGATGTCGATGTCGTTCATGTCGTGCCTCGGTGTTGGTCGCCAGCCGCGTGCTGGTTCGTCCCTCACCAAGGCAATCGCCATGACGACGCCAACCCGGAAACGCGCGGATCGTTTTTTCTTCAGCCCACCGACAGCTTGCCGGGCGGCACGGTCGGACAGATGAAGAAGTGCGGGCACTGCGGGCAGCTGTACGCGTCGGACGCGGGCGGGAGGTCGCCGGCGCGGATCGCGGCAAGCGCGGCGGTCGAATCAGTCGCCGCCCTGTCGATCGTCTTCGCGGGTAGCTCGATCGGCTGCCGCTTGTCGTCGGTCAGGTGGACGGCCTCGACGACGTAGCTTGGCCCGCCCCGCGCGCGTCCGGCGAGGTGATAGAGCTGGTAGTCGAGCTGCTGCTTCTCGCTCGTGCGCTGGTATCCGGTTCGGACCCGTCGGAGCACGAGGCCGCCGTCGGGGCGCCGCGCCAGCTCATCCGGCTCGACGATCAGCCGCTCACCATCGAGGTCGACCGCGATCGCCTCCGGTGAGTCGAAGCGTAGATCGTCGGCGGAGGTGCACAGCGCCCGAATCAAGCGCACGGCGAGTGCGCGGTAGTCGGCCTCGAACGCGTGACCGACGGGGCCGCGCTCGGGCCACACCCGGTCGAGTTCCCGCAACGCCTCAGACTCGCCGACCGCGGGATCGACGCGCGCGGACGCATACCAGCGGACGATCTCGTAGATGCAGTCCTCGGTGCGGCTGTACGCCGTCGGTACCCGCTTCGTCCCGACCTCGAGGACGTGCGAGTAGAAGAACCGACGAGGACAGCGGTGGTACGAGCGCAGCTTGGAGTCGGAGACGCTCCAGTCGTCGCTCCAGGCGATCTCCAGTCTCGTCGAGGTTGCGTCCGAGGCCGCCGCTGACTCCGCGATCGACAGGTCCTCGGCGATGCTTTCGAGCCAGGGAAGAAACCGCGACTGGTTGCGCTTGTTGCCGTTCGCCTGCTTGCGCGCGGCGTAGAGCCTCAGGTGGGTACGCGCGCGGGAGGCCGCGACGAAGAACAGGCACTCCTCCTCCTCGTCCGCCTGCGCGGGCGTCGCGCCTTCGATCAAGCCCGGCGGCGGCGGGCACGGCGACGTCCGGTTCCTGGCGGGGAAGCTGTCGACCGTCATGCCCGGGATGTGGACCGCCTCGAACTCGAGACCTTTGCTGGCGTGGACCGTCATCAGCCGGACGGCGTCGATGTGCAAGGCTGCGTCGGGCACCTGCCGAAGATCGCGCTCCTCCGCGAGCAGCACCATCTGCCGCACGCGCGTGAGGGCTCGCCAGATCGGTGGGCCGTGCGACGCCGGGATGCCCTGGCGCAGGAAGTTGAGCAGCTGCCAGATCGCGATCGCCCTCATGCGATCGGCCGGCGCCGAGCTCACGGCGAGTTCAACGAGCATGCGCGTCCGATCGAGCAGGTAAGTCGTGAGGACCTGCCACGGCTTGTCGCTCGTCCCGAACCCGTCGAGATCCGACGCGACTCTGGCGAGGGCGGCGCGGCCAGGCTCCGACAGCGACGCCTTCGCTGCGGCGGCGGCGAGGCGCGGCGCGACTGGCTCCGGCGCCTCGCGCAACCAGTGCAGCGTCGCGCGCAGGTCCTCGATCGAGAGACGGTACCGCGACATAGCGCCGACCCGAACCAGCCCATCGCCCATGCGATCCGTCACGAGCGTGAGGAGGCTGAGGAGATCGCGGACCTCGGGTCGCTCGAAGATGCTGCCGAGATAGAGGACCGGGATTCCGGCCGCCTCGAGCGTCGCCGAGACCTCATTGAGCCGGCGGTTCGTACGACACAGCACCGCCTGATCGCGCAGCCGGATCCCCTGCGCCTCAAGCTCGCGCACGCTCGCGACGATCCCGGCAAGCTCGTCCGTCGGTGTTTCGTACCGCCGGATCTGCGGCTGCACCCCCTGTGGGCCGCGCACGGCGTCGAACGCGAGCTCGAGCATGCCTTGCGACGCCCCCATGTTCCGGGCGACAGCCATCAGCGTTTTCACGAGCTCGTCGGACGAGCGGTAGTTGATTCCGAGCTGGTCTGTTTTCGCGCTCGGGTAGTCGCTGGAGAACCGGGACATGTTCGCCGACGATGCGCCCCGGAACCGGTAGATCGACTGCCGAGAGTCCCCGACGACCCACAGCGCCTGTCCGGAGCCCGCCACCATCCGCAGGAGCAGCGCGCTCGCGCGGTTCATGTCTTGGTACTCGTCGACGAGCACGTGTCGATGTCGCTGCGCCACCGCGGCTGCGATCGCGGGTTCGCTCTCGAGAAGCAGGGCCGGCCGCATCACCAGGTCGGCGAAGTCCAGCGCGCCGTGTTTCGCGAGCGTCCGCTGGTAGAGCTCGTAGACGCGTGCGACCTCGAGTGCCTTCTCGCCGGCTTCGCGCGCGTCGTCGTCGGTCGCGGTGTCGACCATCAGCTGCGCCAGCTCGCGGTATCGCTCCGGGCCGGCGAGTTCGTCCTTGGCCCGCGAGATCGCGCCGAGCATCTCCCGCAGCTCGCGTGCGGGATTCCAGAGGTCGCGGTAGTGGCTCAGGCCGAGGATCGGCAGTAGCTCCTCCAGCAAACGGATCCCATCGCTGCGATCGAACAGCACCGGGTTCTGCGGCAAGCCGAGCCGGTCGTGATAACGGCGCACGAGATCCAGGCCGAACGCGTGAAACGTGCCGATCCACAGGAGCGCCGACGCATCGCCCGCCTGCGCTGCGACCCGGTCGGCGACCTCCCCGGCGGCGCGGTTTGAGAAGGTGAGGATCGTGATCGTGGCGGGATCGACGCCCTCGGTGAGCAGGCCGAGCACGCGATTGACGAGTGTCCGGGTCTTTCCAGTCCCCGGGCCGGCCTGCAGCAGAAACGGCGATCCGCGGTGTGCCGCGGCGCGATCTTGCGACGTGTCTTCGCGCCGCGGACTCACCTTTTTCGGCGCCTCAGCGGCGACGGCCGGGAGAAGCAGCGCATCGAGCAACTGCTGACGGACGAGGTCGACCGGGAGGTCGAGCTTTTCCGCGATCGTGAACGCCGAGAGACCCCCGTCGATATGCAGACGCCGGGCGTGCGCTCGCGGCAGGAGCAGCTCACGGGCGAACACGTTGGCTTGCAATTCGCGGCGTTCGCGGCCGCCGTAGTCCTCGACGCGCTGCAGGCCGATCGGAGCCGCTTCCGTCGACAGCGAGGCGTCGATGTCGGAGGGTGCGCAGGCCGTCGTGCTCGCGTGCACCCGGACGTGCCCGATCTCGTGCGCGACGCGCATCGCGCGACCGGAGTCGTCTGCGTCCGTCGCGCAGAGGATCAGGCCGCTCTGCTGATCGAAGCAAGCGCGCGCGCCCTTGAGCTGCGGTTCGTCGGGATCGACCCACACGACTTCCAGCTCGAGGTGTCGGGCCGCGGCCTCGACGACATCCATCGATCGTGTGGCGTCACAACTCGCTTCGCGCAGCTCCGCGCGAAGCGCCACCGCAGCCGCCCGTATGGTCTCGAAGGCGTCCATCAGAGCGACAGAAGGTGGCGTTGCTGCTCTTCGGTGAGCTTCGAGCTCTTCACTGCGTCCGCGAACGACTGCCGGCGCGACGCCTCCGGCTTCTGCTCCGACAGGAAGCGCATCTGATCGGGGATCGTGGCCTGGCCTGCCAGGTACGCCGCGATCACCGGCTCGGAGACCTTCATCGCGTCGGCCATCTTCACGCGGAACGCATGCGGGATCGTCTCGGGCTCGATAGTCCGGTCGCGGACCTTGCTCAGAAAGAAGGCGTTCACGCCGAGCTCGGAGGCGAGCGCGCGGAACTGACCTGGGCTGAATGGCGCGAACAGATCCGGGCCCGACCCGTCGCGCGCCGGCTGCTCCTGCTTCACCTCGTACAGCCGGTTGTGCAGCTGGCTCAGCGCCCTCGAAATCGCGGGGCTCGTTCCGGTCGTAGAAGGTTCGATTCCGTCGTCGACATCCGCGGCGATTGCCATGGCGGCGAGCTCGGCGGCGAAGTCAGTGATCTCCTCCGCGTACTGCGGGTACCGGCGAAGGTACTCGCCGACGACCTTGGCGTCGGGTTTCTCGCTGGTCAACGCCATCTCGTGCAGCACGTCATCCAGCGAAACATCGTGCTTCGTTTTCGTCATGGCTTCGTCTCCAGCGTGGCGAGCCGCGCGAGCGCGGCATTGATGCGGTTGCGGATGGTGCGGCCCTCGACTCTGTAGATCTTCGCGAGCGTGACCTCTGCTGGGTCGTTGGACTCGACCTTGACCTCGTTGCCGAAGCGGAGGAAGAGCAGCTTGCGGTCGTCGGGTGCCAGCCGGTTGAACAGCACCATCTGCTCCTTCCGCAGCACGGTCGGTTCCTGCTCCCCATCGACCTCGAGCGCGCCTTCGACCGGCTTGCGCACCGGGTTGTCGGGATCGGCGGCGACGACCTCTCGCTCTCGGCGACGCAGGCACTTGCGAGCGATCGTCGTCCAGAGCCGCAGGAACGCGCTCTCGAAGCGGCTCTCGAAGAAGTCGAGCCGGTAGCCATCGGTGCCGGTCTCGTCCTCCGCGACGAGGTTGCCGAGCTCCGAAAGCGCATCGGCGCGGATATCGACGGCATTCGGATAGGTATCCGGGACCTGATGCGCGAGAACCTCTTCGCAACGGCGCGCGAGGATCGTGAACAGCTTCGAGAGAGTCGTCTGGTCGTCGACGCGCTTGGCGTCGCGGATCAGGTACACGAGCGCCTCCTTCGGGAGGAACCCCGGGGCCTTCCGGTCGAGGATCTCGGCGCGTGCGAGCCGCGTTGTGGCGTCGAGCGCGAGCGCCTCGTCGATCGCGGCCTCGATCTCGGGCGGCCTCGTATAGGCGCTGCCGTCCGTCGTACATTTTCGAAGGGGGCGAGCCACGGAACCTCCGGGGTGTCTCCATCTTCGTTGATCGCCGCGGCGCGCCCAACCCGGAAACAGAAAGAGCAGCAACCGACGAGGATGGCGGCCTTCGAGACATAGGGCGCCATGATTGACTGTAACCCAGCACACAGGGATGGCCGTCGTTCGACGGTTCGCTCACGCTGGTGCCGCACCTGCGAGCTCGAGGATCGGCACGCCGGACTCGCCGAGCTCGTGCGCAATCGCGGCGGCGAACTCCTCGCGCGCGGCGGGATCGCCGTCGCGTGAATGCTCGCTGCGCTGCGCCGACGCAACGGGCGCGCTGTGCGAACAGGTCCGCGGCAAACGGCTCGTCTCGCGCTCCCGGGAGCCTACGCCGTGCTGGGGGTTGTTGGGATGACCTTCTCCGGGTTCTGCGGCGCTGCCGCAGTGCTCGCCTCCACCCCGTGGAGACCGGCGTGGATTGCCCCACTCCATAACCCCGTTCCGGTCGTGGCTGGGCTCGCGGCGTTCGTCGCGCTGTCGCTCGTCCTGGTCGTCGGCTGGGCGCGGATCCGAATCGACGTCGATGAGAAGGGCGCACGCGGAGTCGACTCCATGTTCCGCGCGTTCTCCTTCGAGTGGACCGACGTTCGCGCGGTGCGCGCGAGCCCGACGGTTCGCTGCTGGGTCCTCGAGCTCGCCCGAGGCACGGTCGTCCGGATCTCGTTCGACATGATCGATGCGCCGGTCTTCGCGGCGTTGTTGCTGCGTCATGCCCGCCGGGCCGCGACCGCTGCGGTGCGTGCGACGCTAGAGCGAGCCACGGACGCGAAGCTCTGATCCTCAGCTCGGCGCGAGATCTTTCGTCAGCTCGAACGACGCCGCGTCGCACGTGATCTCGACGACGGGTTAGTACTCCCACGCGCTGGTGAACGCGAACGCGACACGCGCACCGTCGGAGCGCGGAGCGTCGCGATCGACCCCGGCGGGCGCGTCGCCCTCGCCGATCTGCAGGAGCCCCGCGACCTCCGCCGGCGATCGGTCGACTACGCCGATCACCCCGCCGAAGCGGAGTACTACGTGCTCCTCGCGCCAAGTCGTCGTCACCACCTCGGCGATGTCGTCGTGTCGCCGTACCGCCAGCAGGTGCGCGTCGGCGAGATCGAGCCATCGATCCTCGCGCGGCGTGGCGGGCACCGATCTCTCGGCGATGGCACTCACCGCGTTCGGTCCTTCCCGAGCGCGATGCGCAGCTGGCGCAGGCGCGCCGACGCTTTCCCGGGCCTGACCTATTGAGCCCTTCTCTCGCGCGCGGGGCGCTACGCTCCGCGCTCGAGATCACGATGATCCACAACGACGTCCTACGCAGCGTTCGGCACATGCTGAACGTCAGCGAGTTAACCATCGCCACGATCATCGAGCTCGGCGGGCTCGAGGTCCCGCTCAGCGAGGTCGCCGGTTACCTCTCAAGGAGGACGAGGTCGGCTATCGCGCGTGTCCCGACGCCGTCATGGCGCACTTCCTCGATGGGCTGATCATCTATCGACGCGGCAGGAACGAGATGATCGCAGCCAAGCCGATCGAGACCCCGGTCACCAAACAACACGTGCTGAAGAAGCCGCGCGTCGCCTTCGAGCTCAAGGACAGCGACATGCTCGCGATCATGCAGGACGCGCAGCTCCCGGTCTCGAAGCACGAGCTGAGCGCGCTTTTCCGCAGCCCCGGGCTGGGGAACTACCGCCCGTGCGGTGATCAGTTCCTGCGGAGATTCCTCAGGTCGTTGACGAACCGCGTCCGCGGGTGATCTACGCGATCACGATCGGTGACTCGTCAGCGAGCTCGCGCTCGCCGTGCTCACGGAGCCGCGCACGTTAACCCCAGAGTGCGTCTCGGTTGATCCGTTGCGCGACATCGATCGCGGTGATCTGCTTGGCCGATGGCTGAGGCTTATCCGATCGAGCTCCGAGAACGGGTCGTTCGCGCGTACGAGGCGGGCGAGGGCAGCGCGGCGGCGATCGCGCAGTGGTTTCAAGTGGGAGAAGCCACCGTCAAACGGTGGCTGTGGCGAAAGCGCGACGAAGGCCACGTCCGACCGACGAAGAAAGCGGGCGGCACGCGATCGGCGATTGCGCGCGAGGAGATCGACGCGATCGTGGAAGAGCTGAAGGACGCGAATGCGGTGGAGATCGCGGCGGCATACAACCGAGGTCGCCGCGGCTCCGCGCGCGTCCATGTCTCGACGATCAAGCGCGCGCTGCACCGGTTCGGCTACGTGGTGAAAAAAAGCGCAGACGGCCGCTCGAGGTTCGTCGCCCCGACGTCGTCGAGAAGCGCGCCGCGTTCCTGAAGCGCGTTCGACGCATCCCCACCGAGCGGCTCGTCTTCCTCGACGAATCCGGGATGAACCTGTCGATGAGTCGCAGCCACGCGTGGGTGAAGCGAGGCGAGGAAGCAATCGACCGCGTGCCGATGAATTGGGGGAAGAATCTCACGCTGCTCGGAGCGATTCGTTGGGACGGCTGGGTCGTGCTGACCACGATGTTCGCGTCGACGAACGCGGACCGGTTCGTGGAGTGGGTCGCGAAGAAACTTCTTCCGAAGCTCCGACGCGGCGACGTGATGGTGATGGATAACCTCAGCGCGCATCACGATCCGCGCGTCGTGCCTCTGTGCCGTGAGCGCGGCGTTCGGGTGCTCTATCAGCCGCCTTACTCTCCTGACCTCAATCCGATCGAACCGGCCTGGGCGCTTCAGAAGCAGCACGTCCGACGCCACGCACCCCGTACCGCTGATCACCTCCGGCGAGTCGCGCGCCGCGCCAGATACCGCGTAACGCCGCGCCACTGCCGAAGCTGGTTCACTCACGCCGGATATCCGGCTCCCATCAGGTGATCGGTGGGGTTAGGGCTCGCCGGCGCCAGAGCCACCATCGCCTGGCGCCGTCGACGGCGTGATAAGGGGAGCGTATGAGATCGCTCGTTCCACGATCTCCTCTACGGACATCTCGCGTTCGGGCCAATAGATGAGATCGAATATAGCCGGATGAGCAACAGCGCGCGTCAGCCAATCCTGGAGCGACTGCAGTTCTTCCTCGGTCCCACGAGCCTCCTGAAGCCGGCGTACGACATCAGCGATCTCAGCCTTGCTGGGGCATTCAGTACACCGTCATTACGTCAAACCGGGAGAAGGGCACGTCAGTAGTGACACGTGGGATCGAGCACTTCGCGATGGTATCGCGGCGTCACAACCAGGATGTTGTCGCGATCGTAGACGCCATCGCCATGCTGGATCGGATCCGAGATGATGAAGAACATACGTGCGCTGCCCCGCCCAACTGCTGGGCCGTGGCGGCGATGGGAGCTGCGCCATCGCGCATCAGGGACCGGTTAGCTGCGCCTGACGAGGCGTACGTCGGGCGCGAGCTCGACCTTCGATCTCGCCTCGCCTCCGCACATGCTGACGCGCGACGAGCGCGTCTCTCCGCGAACCGCGCCGTCTCGTGCGCGACCTGCGCGCTGCCACCATCGGCCGTCGATAGCGCTCCATGACATCCTCGCGGCGCTCGTCCTCGTCGGCATTTCGAGCGCCGTTCAACTGCAACGCCGGAGCACGGGCAAGCTCTCGCACGGAGCACCGCTTGATTGCTTTGCCGTCGCTCCGAGACTGAATCGCTCAGGAACCACTCCGGACGAGCATTTCGCCTTTCGCCGGGAACAGCCCGAGCCATCCGACCGGCAAGCCGCCGGCGCGATACACTTGCGCAATACGGGCAAGGTAG is a window encoding:
- a CDS encoding DUF3800 domain-containing protein; its protein translation is MQVATLDVYPSDAIVFVDETGHHKLRDPAHPVFGLAGCVMTVAQYRDVVSLAWRALKRDRYPRLDGVHASELRDRGMFVQLIREQPFGRFAAVMRRDNARTCEDVPGPDAPRACSTAVA
- a CDS encoding DUF7665 family protein, whose protein sequence is MLPDERAFRADVARPAFKLAEVEGRWHLSTITWPRALIAVRARDDRMFTLRFELSGFPAAPPTAGLWDVDRNGPLAHHLFPKSHGGRVGAVFRTDWKGGSALYLPCDRESIQGHDHWRTQMPSKIWRPADGIAQYLELVHELLNSRDYAPPAQR
- a CDS encoding ATP-dependent helicase, with the protein product MDAFETIRAAAVALRAELREASCDATRSMDVVEAAARHLELEVVWVDPDEPQLKGARACFDQQSGLILCATDADDSGRAMRVAHEIGHVRVHASTTACAPSDIDASLSTEAAPIGLQRVEDYGGRERRELQANVFARELLLPRAHARRLHIDGGLSAFTIAEKLDLPVDLVRQQLLDALLLPAVAAEAPKKVSPRREDTSQDRAAAHRGSPFLLQAGPGTGKTRTLVNRVLGLLTEGVDPATITILTFSNRAAGEVADRVAAQAGDASALLWIGTFHAFGLDLVRRYHDRLGLPQNPVLFDRSDGIRLLEELLPILGLSHYRDLWNPARELREMLGAISRAKDELAGPERYRELAQLMVDTATDDDAREAGEKALEVARVYELYQRTLAKHGALDFADLVMRPALLLESEPAIAAAVAQRHRHVLVDEYQDMNRASALLLRMVAGSGQALWVVGDSRQSIYRFRGASSANMSRFSSDYPSAKTDQLGINYRSSDELVKTLMAVARNMGASQGMLELAFDAVRGPQGVQPQIRRYETPTDELAGIVASVRELEAQGIRLRDQAVLCRTNRRLNEVSATLEAAGIPVLYLGSIFERPEVRDLLSLLTLVTDRMGDGLVRVGAMSRYRLSIEDLRATLHWLREAPEPVAPRLAAAAAKASLSEPGRAALARVASDLDGFGTSDKPWQVLTTYLLDRTRMLVELAVSSAPADRMRAIAIWQLLNFLRQGIPASHGPPIWRALTRVRQMVLLAEERDLRQVPDAALHIDAVRLMTVHASKGLEFEAVHIPGMTVDSFPARNRTSPCPPPPGLIEGATPAQADEEEECLFFVAASRARTHLRLYAARKQANGNKRNQSRFLPWLESIAEDLSIAESAAASDATSTRLEIAWSDDWSVSDSKLRSYHRCPRRFFYSHVLEVGTKRVPTAYSRTEDCIYEIVRWYASARVDPAVGESEALRELDRVWPERGPVGHAFEADYRALAVRLIRALCTSADDLRFDSPEAIAVDLDGERLIVEPDELARRPDGGLVLRRVRTGYQRTSEKQQLDYQLYHLAGRARGGPSYVVEAVHLTDDKRQPIELPAKTIDRAATDSTAALAAIRAGDLPPASDAYSCPQCPHFFICPTVPPGKLSVG
- a CDS encoding IS630 transposase-related protein; this encodes MAEAYPIELRERVVRAYEAGEGSAAAIAQWFQVGEATVKRWLWRKRDEGHVRPTKKAGGTRSAIAREEIDAIVEELKDANAVEIAAAYNRGRRGSARVHVSTIKRALHRFGYVVKKSADGRSRFVAPTSSRSAPRS
- a CDS encoding IS630 family transposase, with the translated sequence MKRVRRIPTERLVFLDESGMNLSMSRSHAWVKRGEEAIDRVPMNWGKNLTLLGAIRWDGWVVLTTMFASTNADRFVEWVAKKLLPKLRRGDVMVMDNLSAHHDPRVVPLCRERGVRVLYQPPYSPDLNPIEPAWALQKQHVRRHAPRTADHLRRVARRARYRVTPRHCRSWFTHAGYPAPIR